One region of Acinetobacter sp. 10FS3-1 genomic DNA includes:
- a CDS encoding NERD domain-containing protein: MNIQKMIAWLKFLAKKYCVNGLKGIYAEKLVSGYLKLFFSHSKRLNNVTLPYGSYTSQIDNILINEYGVFVIEVKNYKGFITATQNHDKWFVRYSPHKNAKVFKINSPFHQNIAHCRAVASVLRLPHSEPVNVVFFTNRADISFANGEYFPNICVGREIVDFIKSFSTPRYTPEQVEEFSQLLSSHRLSPSLSTDFYHVNNIKKRITDQEEARQERERQKIRDINRDVHAKADAKRLNHLRGQYSQSKEILQPKTDVQFRCGQRNE; encoded by the coding sequence GTGAATATTCAGAAAATGATTGCTTGGCTAAAATTTCTAGCCAAAAAATACTGTGTTAATGGTTTGAAAGGTATTTATGCTGAAAAGCTTGTTTCCGGTTATTTAAAACTCTTTTTTTCTCATTCTAAGCGTTTAAATAACGTCACCCTGCCCTACGGCTCCTATACTTCCCAGATCGACAATATTTTAATCAATGAATATGGGGTCTTTGTGATCGAGGTGAAAAACTATAAAGGTTTTATTACTGCCACCCAGAATCACGATAAATGGTTTGTACGGTACTCACCGCATAAAAACGCCAAAGTCTTTAAAATTAACTCTCCTTTCCATCAGAACATAGCTCACTGTAGAGCTGTAGCTTCGGTTTTACGTTTACCGCACTCGGAACCAGTTAATGTCGTATTCTTTACTAACCGGGCTGATATTAGCTTCGCTAACGGTGAATACTTCCCAAATATTTGTGTCGGTAGAGAAATAGTTGATTTTATAAAATCATTCTCTACTCCACGTTATACCCCAGAACAGGTTGAAGAATTTAGTCAGCTACTATCGTCGCACCGGCTGTCACCTTCACTATCAACAGATTTTTATCATGTGAACAACATTAAGAAGCGGATAACCGATCAGGAAGAAGCTCGCCAGGAACGTGAACGCCAGAAAATCCGCGATATTAACCGTGATGTACATGCAAAGGCTGATGCTAAAAGGTTGAACCATTTACGCGGTCAATATTCCCAATCTAAAGAAATACTACAGCCTAAAACTGACGTTCAGTTTCGTTGTGGACAACGCAATGAATAA